The DNA sequence TGGCAACTGACTCCTGTACAAGCAGGTTTAATATTAACTGTATTTTCTGTTCCGGCAGCACTCAGTATTCCGTTTATTGGGTTTTTATCGGATCGTATAGGAAGGAAAAGAATCGTATTAGGTTCTCTACTGTTATTAATGATAGGTAGTCTCTTTTCGGCTGTATCACCAAATGTAGGAGCTAATTTTGAATTGTTTTTAATTGGACGATTATTACAGGGGGTTGGAGCAGGGGGAACAGCACCGATTGCAATGGCCGTTGTTGGTGATCTTTTTTCTGGCAAAGAACGAAGTGAGGCTCTAGGGTTATTGGAAGTGTTTAATGGGACAGGTAAAGTGATTAGTCCGATTATAGGCGGATTGTTTGCAGCGATTTTTGTATGGTATGGTTCGTTTTATTTTTACTTTGTAGTAGCGCTGTTTGTCTTTGTTTGTTTGCTAAATGTGTTAAAAGGGAAAAGGGAGACTAGTAAGGCTGAAAGCATAACTATGTATTTCCAAACGGTTGTGCAAGTGTTTATTGGAAAATGGAAGTGGCTTGTACCCATATTTTTTGCAAGTGGTATCGGACTGTTTTTACTTTTTGGAATGCTTTATTTTCTGTCCTTTGAGTTAGAAGGCGTATATGATATTGTCGGTGTTCGTAAGGGTATGTATTTAGCCGTTCCTTTACTTGCCATGGCTCTTTTTTCTTACTGGACAGGTACAAGGATTGGGGAAGACAGTAATCGGATTAAAAAATCACTTTTTCTTGGTGCGATGTGTATCGTACTCGCCTTTATGTTACTGATTTCCTTTCACAAATTAATCGGGGTAATGGTGTGGCTATCCGTAAGTGCAGCTGGTTTGGGCCTGTTTTTACCTGCTTCTAATACAGCGGTTACCTCTTCTATTGGAGAAAATGAAAGGGGATTAATCGTGTCGCTTTATAATATGGTCCGTTTTTTAGGAGTTGCGCTTGGACCGATTGTTTTTAGTGTATGGATGGGAAACATAACGGAAATGTACTATATGACGTTTTTATTCTCAGCTTTAGCCATCCTGTTTCTAATCGTATTCTGGAAATGCGTGCCACTATTTAAAGAGTGTCCTTAACAAAGCCTTGTAAAAAAATTACTTTCCTTTTTTAGGCTAGGACTATAAAATAGGACTAACTACTCTATCTATATAGGTTGAAAAATTGTTTTCTATTCTTTAGAACCTACTCTTAGAGTATGATTCAAATGGATGAGGGTTTAAAACTGAAGGAGGTTGTTTATTTTGAAATTAAAACACAAGCTTATTCCGATATTTTTGATTGTTACACTGTTACTACCTGGGTTGGCATTTGCTGATGCTGTACCAGGTGAAGTGATGGTGACGCTAGGTGAGAATTTAACAGAACAACAGAAAACTCAAGTGTTAAACGAAATGGGTGTATCAGATGATGTTGAAATTATCTATGTAACAAACGCTGAGGAGCACCAGTATTTAGGGAATTATATTAGTAAAGCTCAAATTGGTACAAGAGCTCTTTCATCTACAAAGATTACAATGGGTGAGCCAGGCACTGGGATCATTGTTCGTTCAAATAATATTACTTGGGTTTCAGAAGCAATGTATGCTAATGCATTAGTTACTGCAGGTTTAAAAGATGCTGATATCTACGTAACCGCTCCATTTCCGGTATCAGGTACAGCTGGCTTAACTGGGTTAATTAAAGCCTATGAGATTACGGCTGACATTGAAATTCCTGAAGAACAAAAACAAGTAGCAAATGAAGAGATGGTCCGTACCGGTGAATTAGCTGAAAAAGTGGGTATGGAAGAAGCAACAGAGTTAATGAACCGAATTAAAGAAGAAATAGCAAAGAATCCGGTTGAATCAGAAGAGGATCTACGAGCGCTAATTCAACGTATAGCAAACGAGCTTGGAATTACGTTAACCGATGAGGAATTAAACGGTCTTGTTTCATTATTTATGCGTATGAAAGACTTAAATATTGATTGGGACCAAGTGCAAAATCAAATCGGACAAATCCGTGATAACTTAGGGGATTTTCTCAACCGAGAAGACACACAAGGATTTATTGCTGGATTCTTGGATTTAGTGAATAGAGTGATTGATGCAATTAAAGGATTCTTTAAATAAAATTTTATACTAACAAAAAATGGGTGCCCAAAAAGAGAATGTCTAATGGGCACCCATTTATCTTTACTTTATTCGAGAGTCATGGCATAAACATAGAAGGTATTGTATTATGTAGAAAGAGCGGTTAAATACTTAGGGGCTTAGTTTTACTTGCTAGGAACGCTGGTTCGGCTTTCATTGTTTCATGTTGTGGTTGTTGCTTTTTCAGATTGTTCCTTTTTTGTTTTGTCATTATTATCACCTCTAGTCATAAAGTGCCCCATTTTCTTTTTTTCATGATGAAACGATTTATACTTACATAACGTATATGATAGTGGTAGTAGTAAAGGAGGTTTTTATATGGAAATGTTAAATATTGCTTCAGTGGGCTTTTTAGTTGTTTTTCTAGGTACATTATTTTTAGTGGGTGAACTACTGGTTAGAGTAAAAGGGTTATTTGCTATCATAGGCATTGGAATTATGTCGGTTTATTTTACTTTTCACATTTCAGGAGAAGTAGGCTTATGGGTTGTGCTCTTATATTTAGTAGGATTAGTGTTGTTGATTGTTGATGGAAAAGTAGTCAATGATGGGACAATTGCTTTACTGGGGGCTATTTTAATGATACTAGCTCTAGCTATACCTTCACCTTCTATTATTTACGGTGTCCTCGTTTCGATGGGCTTTATTATTGGAGCATTTACTTCGCTGTTATTTCTTAAGGTTTTTCCTGCAAGAGACATGTGGGCAAAAATGACGTTGAAGGACAAAATGACAAATGAGCTTGGCTATAATTCATTAAATGAAAGTTACAAAGGGCTCGTTGGAAAAACAGGAAAGACAATAAGTCCGTTTAGACCAACCGGCACAGTGGTCATTGAAGGTCAACAGTACAGTGCCACGAGCGGGAGCCAATGGCTTGGTGAAAACGAAGAAGTAGAAGTGGTTTCTGTTGACGGAACAAGAATCGTGGTTAGAAGAATTGAACAGGAAGAAGAGAAAAAGGACTGATTCAAGAGAATCAGTCCTTTTCTGCTGGTGTAATTTGATCATTGCTTGCTGTTGGTGTTTTTGGTTTAGGTACATGCTTGATAACTTGACTAAGCATGACAACAGCTATAACCCAGTAAAAAGCAAAAGAGTAAGGTAACGTGATACCTAAAAAGTCGAGTACAGCGAATATCGTAGTTGGAAGAACAACTGCATATGCCGACAAAATCCATAAGTGTCTAAATTGTAAATTCTTTTTATCTTTACGAAGGATAAGACCAATTACCCCTAAGAAGGTTATGCCAATGAATTTCATAGCTGTAAAGAATAAGTATAACACGATAAGAATTACTGGAATTATGATCGGGAGCAAGTCCCCAAGACTAGTAATTAATACTTCAATATCGGCTTTGGTGAAATCGATATTACCTAGGTCACTATAAGGAATGCTTTCTGGATCACCATCAATGACCATAACAGCTTCCCTTTCCAGCAAAGCAAAACCATCACCATATTGAGCTATGTCCCGACTTGTTAATTCGCCCGTTGGATCAAGGATGAATACACCTTCGTCGCCTTGATTTATAAAAGGTTCATCTAAATCAGAATAAAGCACAGAGCTTTGAATCTCAAAATCAGGTATTTCATTTGAAAGACCTTCTTGAAGAGATTGAACTCCATTCGATACAAATAATGAAAAGTTAATCCCTATAGGTAATGATGTAATCGCCATTAATAAAAAAACAAACAGAATTGTTTTACCTATTCCTTGAAAACGGAAAAGGGCAATATCCTTTGGCGAGTGTAAGCTTTTAATAAACTGCAAAAATATATTCATTCAATGCCCTCCAAATTTGATCAATAGTAGTCCTTATTAATTGTAGCGAATCAAACCTAAGGAAACAACACTTTTTCCTATATTCTAAAAAATAATGAGGATGAAATAGCCAGTTCAGTAAACACTAAAAGTATAAAAAAGGATGATTATTATGGAACATTTACAAAGTATTTACATTCATTTTAATGCATAGAAAGATATTGTTAAGGATTTGTAAAGAGTGGTTTGTTATAGGTTTGAAAAGGGCTGGTATTATAATAAAATGGAATTGTCGAAAAATAATGGTGTTTACAATCGAAAAAAACTTAATAAATTCTTTACAATTTATTAATAAATACTCAATAATAAACAAGTACGATTGTAAAAGCTTGTCGAATAGATAAAAGCTAAAGGGAATTATTTTTGAAGGGATGAGTGGATTTGGATTTACAAACTTTGCTTTTTATGTTTTTTGGAGGTTTAGGGGTATTCCTATTTGGAATTAAGTATATGGGTGATGGCCTCCAAATGGTAGCTGGGGAACGACTACGAGAAATTTTAGACAGATTTACATCCAATCCAGTTATGGGGGTATTTGCAGGGCTTTTTGTGACTGTCCTACTGCAAACAAGTACGGGGACCACCGTATTAACGGTCGGGTTAGTTAATGCAGGTTTCATGACTTTAAAACAAGCTATCGGAGTTATCATGGGGGCCAATATTGGGACAACTGTTACAGCCTTCATTATTGGTATAAAAATTCAAGCATATGCTCTCCCGATTATTGCAGTTGGAGCTGCTATGTTGTTTTTCTTGAAAAATAAAAAGCTTAATTACTATGGACAAGTAATCTTTGGATTTGGTGCATTGTTCTATGGTTTAGATTTAATGGGAACAGGGCTAAAACCATTGCGTGAGGTACAAGCATTTGCGGACTTGACCGTTTCGATGAGTGAGAATCCTTTACTGGGTGTTCTTATCGGTACGATTTTTACTGTTGCCGTTCAAAGCTCATCGGCTTCAATCGCTTTATTGCAACAGCTCTATGAACAAGGGGCTATTACATTAAATGCGGCCTTACCTGTTTTATTCGGGGATAATATTGGTACGACAATTACTGCTATATTAGCTTCCATTGGAGCTTCAATCGCAGCAAGAAGAGCAGCATTAACACATGTTATTTTTAACCTAATTGGTACGGCTATTGTGCTAATTTTACTTGTACCATATTTAAATTTAATAAAATACCTACAAGTTGTCCTAGACTTAAATGAACCAATGACAATCGCATTCGCACATGGTATTTTTAACTTTTCGAATACGTTAATCCAACTTCCTTTTGTAGCGGTATTAGCGCTTATTGTTACAAAATTAATTCCTGGAGAAGAATATGAGATTGAATACAAAGCGAAGCATCTAGACCAACGCTTTATTAACAGCTCTCCAGCAATCGCACTAGGCCAAGCGAAAGAGGAAGTACTGCGAATGGGTGAGTTTGCTGAAAAAGGCTTAAATGAAGCAAAGCAATATTTGGTAACAGGGCAAAAGCGTCATTCAGAAATGACTGTTCAATTTGAAGAAGCGATTAATAACCTTGACCGTAAAATAACGGATTACCTTATTCAGATATCTGCAGGTTCTTTGTCAGAACATGATTCAAAAATGCACTCTGTGTTACTTGATACGGTCCGCGATATCGAAAGGATCGGGGATCATATGGAAAATATCGTTGAATTAAAGGATTACCAGCATGGAAACAAAGTAATCATGTCGGAAAGTGCAATAGAAGACTTGATTGAAATGTTTGATTTAACTATTGAAACTGTTCAAAGCGCAATGTCCTGTTTAGCGACGGGTGATAAAGATATGGCGTTATCTGTTGTTGCCAAAGAAGATCTAATTGATAAAATGGAAAGAAAACTACGTAAGAAACACATTCTTCGTATTAACGAAGGTAACTGTACAGGTTCGGCAGGGATCGTATTCGTTGATATCGTTAGTAACTTAGAGCGTGTGGGAGACCATGCCGTTAATATTGCAGAAACTGTAATCGAAGAAGTGCATTAATAATGTAATCTGGTCACTGGATTGCCAGTGACCAGATTTTACTATTTGCACTGAATTAATATATGTGTTATAGTAGTTCTTGTCCTCATTTTTCAGTACTAGTTAAATAATGTTGAAAAAAGATGTTGACTCAACATAGTTATCTCATGTACAATAACTATTGTCTTTATGAAATATTCCACAGTAGCTCAGTTGGTAGAGCAATCGGCTGTTAACCGATCGGTCGCAGGTTCGAGTCCTGCCTGTGGAGCCATACTTGGCGGTGTAGCTCAGCTGGCTAGAGCGTACGGTTCATACCCGTGAGGTCGGGGGTTCGATCCCCTCCGCCGCTACCAAGTAAATTTAATAAGATGGCGGTTGTGGCGAAGTGGTTAACGCACCGGATTGTGGCTCCGGCATTCGTGGGTTCGATTCCCATCAATCGCCCCATCTTTGGACCCTTAGCTCAGTTGGTCAGAGCGGTCGGCTCATAACCGATTGGTCGTAGGTTCGAGTCCTACAGGGTCCACCATTGTAAGTTGGAGGAATACCCAAGTCCGGCTGAAGGGATCGGTCTTGAAAACCGACAGGCGGGTTAAACCGCGCGGGGGTTCGAATCCCTCTTCCTCCGCCATACATACAAAGCTAACTCTCACTGTGAAAACTCACGGTGAGGGTTTTTTCGTTTTATGAGTACAGGAAGAAGAAGTCTTAAGTACTTAGAATGAGCAAATTCGAGAAGAGCACTGGCTGCGATCGCTACGTGTCAAACAAAAGAACCCCACTTTTGTTTGACTATAAAAGAAGGTAGCGGCTTCGCACAGTCCTTCTAAGAAAAAACGGCTTTGCTGTTTTTCTTATACAAACATCCACGTGAACAACCCTAGACCGATACAATAGATAGCAAAATAAGATAACTTGGCTTTATTGACCATTTGAATTAACCATTTAATCCCGACCAATGCAAAAACAAAGGAAGCTAGAAATGCAATACTGAGCTCAAAGGCCATTGTACTAAAATGCAGATTTAAGATGTCAGGCAACTTAATTATCGTAATTCCGCTTATCACAGGAATAGAGAGAAGAAACGAATAGCGGACAGCTGTTTCTTTGGAAAGACCACACCATAGGGCTGTAATTAGCGTACTTCCTGCACGCGAAATACCGGGTATGACAGCTAACGCCTGACCTAAACCAATGATTACCCCGTCTTTCCAAGACATTTCTTTCTCGGTACGATGTCCAAGTTTGACGCCATGTTCAATCAAAACTAAAAATAAGCCTGTTACAATTAACGCGACTCCGATAGTGGCAGGATTTAAAATCGATTCTCCGATATAGCTCTCGACAGCTTTTCCAGAAATCATAGTGACAACGGTAGCTAACCCAAGCAACCAGACGAACCGATAGTTAGCTTTAGCCGCGGGTGATTTGGTTCGACTATAAGTAAAAAAGTCTGTAACAAGTGCTAACAAGTCTTTACGAAAATAAAATAACACGGCTAGTAATGAAGCCAAATGAAGAAACACTTCAAATGCCAGTGGGTTTCCTCCGAATGATATTCCTAAAAGATGCTCAGCTAAAATAAGATGCGCAGAGCTTGAAATAGGTAAAAACTCAGAAATTCCTTGAATAATGCCGAGAATTAGTGCTTCCAGCCATGACATAGTTGTTCTCCTTTCATACGTGCTTGCTTGTCTATTGTTAGTACATCCTATTAGAGAAAACTTATTTTTATGTCACGGTTAGAATAGATATAATCGGGAATAGTACTATATGGTTGCATATGAATTGATTGTTTAAATTTTTTCTGCTAATCTAATACTTGAGCGACTTACTAAACATTTCTGTTGCTTATATTATTTACCATTTTTGAGGAAATGCTCAAAATTAAATGAGTTTAAGGAGGAATATGAATTATGGCTTATGAATTACCAGCACTACCTTATGCAGCAAATGCACTTGAGCCTCATATCGATGAAGCTACAATGAACATTCACCACGGGAAGCATCATGCAACCTATATTGCAAAGCTTAACGCGGCACTTGAGGGTCATGCTGACCTTGCTAACAAATCAATTGAGGAATTAGTAAGCAATCTTGATGCAGTTCCTGAAAGCATTCGTGGAGCAGTTCGCAACAATGGTGGTGGACATGCTAACCACAGTTTATTCTGGACACTTTTAAGCCCGAATGGTGGCGGAGAGCCTACTGGTGAACTAGCTGATGCGATTAACAGCACATTTGGAAGCTTAGATAGCTTCAAAGAGCAATTCGCTAATGCTGGTGCTAACCGTTTTGGTTCTGGTTGGGCTTGGCTAGTTGTGAATAACGGCCAGTTAGAAGTAACAAGCACACCAAACCAAGACACTCCACTAATGGAAGGTAAAACGCCTATCCTTGGATTAGATGTATGGGAGCACGCATATTACTTAAATTATCAAAATAGACGTCCTGATTACATTGCAGCATTCTGGAATGTAGTAAATTGGGATGAAGTTGCAAAGCTTTATAGCGCTGCAAAATAACATAACTGTAACGATACGAGGTCACTCACCTCGTATCGTTTTTTTAAGCTGTTAAAGAAACGCTGACACTCCCTTCATAAAAAACTCCAACCGACTTAGAAAAAAGTTTGTGCTTCCATAATTAAAAGGATATTGCATAAAGGTAAGGCTCTAGTGCAAACTAATGGCAAGTAAGGATGGTGGAGTCGTCGATGAAACATATTATGAAGAAAATGATTGGGGAAGTGGAAGTAAATCGAGACTTAACGTTACTGCTTGTGATTGGTGGAATGTATGCTTTAAGTATTGCGCTTTCGAATACGTTCGTTAATGTGTACTTATGGAAGCAATCAGGACAATTTTCTGACATTGCTCTTTACAATTTAGCCGCTGTGATTATGCAACCTATTACTTTTATACTAGCAGGGCGTTGGGCAAAGAAGATCGATCGTGTCATTGTCCTTCGGTTAGGAGTAAGTTTCCTATCCGTTTTCTTTTTTACTGTCCTTTTTTTAGGAAGTCGAGCAAATGAATATTTATTACTACTAGGTGCCTTATTAGGTATTGGTTTTGGTTTTTATTGGTTAGCGTTTAATGTATTAACCTTTGAAATCACAGAGCCAGAAACCCGGGTTTTCTTTAACGGATTTTTAGGACTAGTTACCTCCTTTGCAGGAATGATTGGCCCAATTTGTGCAGGTTTTCTGATTACTCGGATGGAGAAATTCACAGGGTATACTGTCATTTTTGCAATATCATTGACTTTGTTCCTGGCAGCAGTCATTACAAGTTTCTTTTTAGAACGACGTTCAGCAAAAGGTACATTTTATTTTACTCGAATATTGAAGGAACGAAAGAACAATGACAATTGGAAACATATTTTGCATGCTCACTTTTTTCAAGGTTTACGAGAGGGAACGTTTGTCTTTGTTATTTCTGTATGGGTCTATGTAACCACGCAAA is a window from the Bacillus alkalicellulosilyticus genome containing:
- the uppP gene encoding undecaprenyl-diphosphatase UppP, producing MSWLEALILGIIQGISEFLPISSSAHLILAEHLLGISFGGNPLAFEVFLHLASLLAVLFYFRKDLLALVTDFFTYSRTKSPAAKANYRFVWLLGLATVVTMISGKAVESYIGESILNPATIGVALIVTGLFLVLIEHGVKLGHRTEKEMSWKDGVIIGLGQALAVIPGISRAGSTLITALWCGLSKETAVRYSFLLSIPVISGITIIKLPDILNLHFSTMAFELSIAFLASFVFALVGIKWLIQMVNKAKLSYFAIYCIGLGLFTWMFV
- a CDS encoding Na/Pi cotransporter family protein, whose translation is MFFGGLGVFLFGIKYMGDGLQMVAGERLREILDRFTSNPVMGVFAGLFVTVLLQTSTGTTVLTVGLVNAGFMTLKQAIGVIMGANIGTTVTAFIIGIKIQAYALPIIAVGAAMLFFLKNKKLNYYGQVIFGFGALFYGLDLMGTGLKPLREVQAFADLTVSMSENPLLGVLIGTIFTVAVQSSSASIALLQQLYEQGAITLNAALPVLFGDNIGTTITAILASIGASIAARRAALTHVIFNLIGTAIVLILLVPYLNLIKYLQVVLDLNEPMTIAFAHGIFNFSNTLIQLPFVAVLALIVTKLIPGEEYEIEYKAKHLDQRFINSSPAIALGQAKEEVLRMGEFAEKGLNEAKQYLVTGQKRHSEMTVQFEEAINNLDRKITDYLIQISAGSLSEHDSKMHSVLLDTVRDIERIGDHMENIVELKDYQHGNKVIMSESAIEDLIEMFDLTIETVQSAMSCLATGDKDMALSVVAKEDLIDKMERKLRKKHILRINEGNCTGSAGIVFVDIVSNLERVGDHAVNIAETVIEEVH
- a CDS encoding MFS transporter, which translates into the protein MKHIMKKMIGEVEVNRDLTLLLVIGGMYALSIALSNTFVNVYLWKQSGQFSDIALYNLAAVIMQPITFILAGRWAKKIDRVIVLRLGVSFLSVFFFTVLFLGSRANEYLLLLGALLGIGFGFYWLAFNVLTFEITEPETRVFFNGFLGLVTSFAGMIGPICAGFLITRMEKFTGYTVIFAISLTLFLAAVITSFFLERRSAKGTFYFTRILKERKNNDNWKHILHAHFFQGLREGTFVFVISVWVYVTTQSELALGTYGLVASAVSFVSYYVATRVIKESFRKKAILLGGIILYMAIFLIIFDLTFTKLIIYAIVISIAYPTLLVPYVSLTYDVIGKGWKAAEMRVEYIVVRELFLNGGRITSVLAFLATITFFNEEQGIPILLLVIGAGHLVIYFFVRNVNMPTNEGGRNYAFARQDKGEGDGGGTTV
- a CDS encoding NfeD family protein, with the protein product MEMLNIASVGFLVVFLGTLFLVGELLVRVKGLFAIIGIGIMSVYFTFHISGEVGLWVVLLYLVGLVLLIVDGKVVNDGTIALLGAILMILALAIPSPSIIYGVLVSMGFIIGAFTSLLFLKVFPARDMWAKMTLKDKMTNELGYNSLNESYKGLVGKTGKTISPFRPTGTVVIEGQQYSATSGSQWLGENEEVEVVSVDGTRIVVRRIEQEEEKKD
- the sodA gene encoding superoxide dismutase SodA, producing MAYELPALPYAANALEPHIDEATMNIHHGKHHATYIAKLNAALEGHADLANKSIEELVSNLDAVPESIRGAVRNNGGGHANHSLFWTLLSPNGGGEPTGELADAINSTFGSLDSFKEQFANAGANRFGSGWAWLVVNNGQLEVTSTPNQDTPLMEGKTPILGLDVWEHAYYLNYQNRRPDYIAAFWNVVNWDEVAKLYSAAK
- a CDS encoding DUF1002 domain-containing protein, producing the protein MLKLKHKLIPIFLIVTLLLPGLAFADAVPGEVMVTLGENLTEQQKTQVLNEMGVSDDVEIIYVTNAEEHQYLGNYISKAQIGTRALSSTKITMGEPGTGIIVRSNNITWVSEAMYANALVTAGLKDADIYVTAPFPVSGTAGLTGLIKAYEITADIEIPEEQKQVANEEMVRTGELAEKVGMEEATELMNRIKEEIAKNPVESEEDLRALIQRIANELGITLTDEELNGLVSLFMRMKDLNIDWDQVQNQIGQIRDNLGDFLNREDTQGFIAGFLDLVNRVIDAIKGFFK
- a CDS encoding DUF1189 domain-containing protein — encoded protein: MNIFLQFIKSLHSPKDIALFRFQGIGKTILFVFLLMAITSLPIGINFSLFVSNGVQSLQEGLSNEIPDFEIQSSVLYSDLDEPFINQGDEGVFILDPTGELTSRDIAQYGDGFALLEREAVMVIDGDPESIPYSDLGNIDFTKADIEVLITSLGDLLPIIIPVILIVLYLFFTAMKFIGITFLGVIGLILRKDKKNLQFRHLWILSAYAVVLPTTIFAVLDFLGITLPYSFAFYWVIAVVMLSQVIKHVPKPKTPTASNDQITPAEKD
- a CDS encoding MFS transporter, encoding MEQAIPKKIVMLVVSLLPLIMVLGNSMFIPLIPTIQSEWQLTPVQAGLILTVFSVPAALSIPFIGFLSDRIGRKRIVLGSLLLLMIGSLFSAVSPNVGANFELFLIGRLLQGVGAGGTAPIAMAVVGDLFSGKERSEALGLLEVFNGTGKVISPIIGGLFAAIFVWYGSFYFYFVVALFVFVCLLNVLKGKRETSKAESITMYFQTVVQVFIGKWKWLVPIFFASGIGLFLLFGMLYFLSFELEGVYDIVGVRKGMYLAVPLLAMALFSYWTGTRIGEDSNRIKKSLFLGAMCIVLAFMLLISFHKLIGVMVWLSVSAAGLGLFLPASNTAVTSSIGENERGLIVSLYNMVRFLGVALGPIVFSVWMGNITEMYYMTFLFSALAILFLIVFWKCVPLFKECP